The Actinomycetota bacterium genome includes the window TGTCGCTGCCCGAGGCGCTCGGCTGGTACATCGACCGGCTGTTCCCCTCCTCGCGGCGGATCGCGACCGTGGCCCGGCCGCTGCTGGGCCGGCTCGGCAACCTGCCCCCGATCGCGTCGGACGCCGTGTTCGCAGCCGTGGAACGGCTGTACCGCAACCTGGAGCGGGTCCGGGTGCTGCTGGCCGAGCCTGAGACCTCGACCGTGCGGCTGGTCCTCAACCCCGAGAAGATGGTCGTCGCCGAGGCCCGGCGCACCTACACCTACCTGTCGCTGTTCGGCTACCGGGTGGACGCGGTGGTGGTCAACCGGCTGCTGCCCGACGACGTCACCGACCCCTACTTCGGCAAGTGGAAGGAGATCCAGGCCGACCACTTCCGCACCATCACCGAGTCGTTCGCGCCCCTGCCCATCCTCACCTGCCGGCTGTTCGACGACGAGATGGTCGGGCTGGAGCGGCTGTCGGAGGTGGCCGCCGCCGTCTACGGCCCCCGCGACCCGGCCGGCGTCCTCGCCGAGTCGCGGCCGCTGCGGGTCACCAAGGAGGCCGGCGGCGGCTACGCCCTGCGCATGGACCTGCCGTTCGCCGAGCGGGGCGACCTGGACGTCCACCGCAAGGGCGACGAGCTGCTGATCAAGGTCGGCGGCTACAAGCGCAACGTGCTCCTGCCCCAGGCGCTGCAGCCGCTGGAGATCTCCGCCGCCAACCTGCGCCGCGGCACCCTGGTGGTGCGCTTCGACGCCCGCGAGGGGCCGTCCGCCGACGCCAGGGGCGCCTGATGCCCGCGCCGACCGGAGGAACGCCCATGCCGCCCCACGACGCCGCGGCCGGCCAGGCCCCCGAGTGCCAGTACTGCCCGATCTGCTCGGCCATCGCGGCCCTGCGCGAGGCCCGGCCGGAGGCGGTCGAGCACCTCGTCAAGGCCGGGGCCGAGCTGCTGCTGGCGGCCAGGGCCCTGCTCGACGGCGGGGGCGAGCCGGCCGCCCGGCCGGCCTCGCGTCGCCGCCCCGGCCCGGCCGGGACCGGCGACGCCGCGGCCGCGAGCGACGGCCTCCAGCGCATCGACATCGGCTGACCTGGTGGCCTCAGCCGGCACGGTCGAGCCCCGGGCCATCGGCGTCGACATCGGCGGGACCAAGATCGCCGCCGGCGTGGTCGCCGAGGACGGGCGGATCCTCGACCGGGTCCGGGTACCGACCCCGCCCGACGACGAGCTGGCCACCCTGGCCGCCCTGCACGCGGTCGTGGACGAGCTGCGGGACCGCGACCCGCGGGTGGAGGCGATCGGGGTCGGGGCGGCCGGGCTGGTCGAGCGGCCGGGCGGCAACGCCCGCTGGGCCCCGCACAACACCTACCGGCGCCTGGAGCTGCGCCGCCTCCTGCACGAGCGGACCGGCCTGCCGACCAGCGTGGACAACGACGGCAACGCCGCCGCCTGGGCCGAGGCCCGGTTCGGGGCCGGGGCCGTCAGCGACGACCTCGTGCTGGTCAACGTCGGCACCGGCATCGGCGGCGGGCTGGTGCTGAACGGCCAGCTGTACCACGGCGAGCACGGGTTCGCGGGCGAGCTCGGCCACCTGATCGTCGACCCCGGCGGCGACCGCTGCGCCTGCGGCAACCGCGGCTGCCTGGAGGCCATGGCCTCGGGCTCGACCCTGGGCCGCCTCGGCCGGGAGGCGGCCGCCGCCGACCCCGGCGGCCGCCTGGCCGCCCTGGCCGGGGGACCGGACCTGGTCACCGGCGAGGTCGTGTTCGCCGCCGCCGCCGAGGGCGACAAGCCGGCCCTGGCCCTGTTCGAGCGGGTCGGGCACTGGCTCGGGGTCGGGATCGCCTCGCTGGTCACGATCTTCGACCCCGACCTGGTGGTGGTCGGCGGCGGGGTCGCCGCCACCGGCGACCTGCTGCTGGCCCCGGCCCGGGCCAGCTTCGAGCGCTACGTCCACGCCCGGGACCACCGCGACCTGCCCCCGGTGGTCCCGGCCCGCCTCGGCGCCGACGCCGGCCTGGTCGGCGCGGCCACCCTGGCCCTGGCCCGCCAATGATGGACGGCCTCCCGACGCTCGGGATCACCCTGCCGCAGTTCTCGGAGCGGCCCGGGCCGGCCCTTGACGCCTGCCGGGACGCCCGGCGGCTCGGGTTGGGGGGGGTGTTCGTGTTCGACCACCTCTGGCCCCTCGGGGGGGTCCGGACCCGGCCGGCCCTGGAGTGCTGGACGCTGCTGGCCGCCGTGGCCGCCGAGGCCGGCCGGGCGCCGGGCGGCCTGCGGGTGGGCACCCTGGTGACCAGGGCCGGGCTGCGGGCCCCGGCCCTGGTGGCCCGGATGGCCGGAGGCGTCGGCCAGGTCGCGGGGACCCGGCCGGTCATCGGCGTCGGCCGCGGCGACCTGGCCAACCAGCCCGAGAACCTCGCCTTCGGGCTGCCGTTCGGCACCCCGGCCGACCGCGCCCGGGCGGTCGAGGACACCGTCGCCGCCCTGCGCGGCCCCCTGGCCGGGTCGCCGAGGCCCGAGGTCTGGGTCGGGGGGGCCGGCCCGACCGCCCGTGACCTGGCCGGCCGGCTGGCCGACGGCTGGAACGGCTGGGCCCTGACCCCCGAGGAGCTGGCCGCCGGCCTGGCCGGGGTCCGCCGGGCGGCCGAAGGGGCCGGGCGCGACCCGGCCACGGTCGCCGGCACCTGGGGCGGGCAGGTGCTGGTGGCGCCCGACCGGCACGAGGCCGCGGACCGGCTGGCCCGCTGGGGCGAGGGCCGGCCCCCGGCCGAGGTGGCCCGGGTGGTCGCCGGCGACCCCGACACCGTCCTGGCCCGCCTCCGGGCTCTCGGCGACGCCGGCGCCGCCTGGTGCGTGCTGGCCACCGTCGGCGCGCCAGCGGGCGAGGCCCGGGCGGCCCTGGCGGCGGCCGCCGGCCTGCCAGCGCCGGGTCGAATCGGTTGATCGTGAAACAAATTGGGGCGGCTCGGCGAACGCCACCAGAATTGCTTGCCGCGGCCGTCCGGATCGGGAAACCTAGTTACCGATCGTTACTGATCAATAGTCTCGTTTGGCCCGGTAGGAGCATTGCACGGAGGCACATGGCACGCGCAGAATCTAGGCCGTTGACTCGCCCATCGCCGCTACGCGCAACCCCGCCACCCCCAGGGCGGACGCGTAAGGGAGAGGAACCGCCATGTACCCGCGTACTGTCAGTGTCCCTGCAACCCGTGCCCCGGCACGGTCCCGGCCGGGCCGGGAGTCGACCACCTGGTCCCGGACCCGCAACGGGCCGTCGACCACCTGGTCGTAGCCAGCCGATGGCGGTGACGAGGTGAGCGAGCCCGGGACGCTCCCCCAGGGCGTCCGGACCTCGCTCCCTCGCGCCGCCTGGCTGTTCGTCCTGGCGGTCGTGGCCGCGGCCACGATCGTCGTCGCGCTGTACGCCCCCGCCGCCGTCCGCCTCCTGGTGGACGGCGGATGGCGGGCCGCCTGGGAGCCACTGCTGTACGTGGCCGGCCTGGTCGTGGCCGAGCGGTTCGTGGTCAAGGTGCCGCTGCGCAACCACCGCTTCTCGGTTGGCGTGTGCGACATGGTGATCGTGCTCGGCGTGGTCTTCCTCGACCAGCCCGTGCTGGTCATCGCGACCGGCGTCGGCATCGCGGTCAGCCAGCTGCTGTTCGAGGCGCAGCCGGTCAAGCGCCTGTTCAACGTCCCCCAGTACATCCTCTCGGTGGCCGTGGCCGCCGCCTCCGCCGCCCTCCTGGTCGACCTGCTGCAACGCTACGACCTGTTCGGGGGCGAGCTCGAGACGGGGGTGTTCCGGCCGGCCCTGGCCGTGATCTGGGTCCTCGCCATGGCCGCCTTCTTCATCGTCAACCACTCGCTGGTCAGCACCGTGGTCAGCCTCTCCACCGGCCAGGGGTTCGTGCAGAGCTGGCTGCGGGCGGCTCCGGTGGCGGCCGCCGACTGGGCCGCCAGCATCGCCTACGGCCTGATCATCGCCGCCCTCCTGGTCCACGACCAGGCGCTGCTGCCGCTGCTGATCGTGCCCATCGGCCTCACCTTCCTCGGCAACCGGGCCTGGGCCCGCAGCCTGGCCCAGGGCCAGCGGATGCACTCGCTGTACGCGGCCGGCCGGGCCCTGTCCAACCGCCTCGGCGACGCCCGCGCCTGGGAGGCCTTCGCCCGCCAGGTCGCCGACGTCCTCAACTGCGAGGGGGCGGCCGTGTTCCTGGGCCGCGACGAGGACGGGGTGCTCGACGTGGTCTCCACCGGCGGCACCGACCGGCTGACCGTGCCGGCGTCGCCCATCGCCTGGGAGCAGGCGGCCAAGGGCTGGGCGTCCCGGGCCGGCTGGTCCCGCTACACCATGGTGCCGATGGAGGCCGACGGCCAGGTGGTCGGGTTCGCCGCCGCCTTCGGGCCCCGGGTCGACGCCGACTTCACCGGCGACGACACCGAGACCCTGCTCACCCTGGCCAACCAGGGGGCGGCGGCCCTGGTCAACGAGGAGCTGTACCGGGCGGCCGAGAACGAGCGGGCCGCCCTGCGCGACATCGTCGGCCACTCCTCCGACGGCATCTACACCGTCGGGCCGGACCGGACCGTCCGCTCCTGGAACGCGGCCATGGTCGCCCTCACCGGCTACCAGGAGGACGAGGCGGTGGGGCAGAAGTGCTTCAACCTGCTCCGGGCCCGCGACGGCGACGGGGTCGACATGTGCGCCGCCGACTGCCCGATCCTGGCCGCGGCCGCCTCCGGCCACGAGGAGGTCCGCGACGCCTCGGTGCTGAACAAGGAGGGGCTGGCCCGCTGGATCCGCTACGCCCACGCCCCCATCGTGGCCGCCGACGGCGACATGGACGCCGACGTGGTGGTGGTCCGCGACGTCACCCGCGAGCGCCAGACCGACGAGCTCAAGACCGACTTCGTGGCCAGCGTCTCCCACGAGCTGCGGACCCCGCTCACGCCCATCAAGGGCTTCCTGATGACCCTGCTGCGCGAGGACCGCGACTTCGCCCAGGACCGCCGGCGCGAGTACTACAAGCTGATGCTGATGCAGTCCCAGCGGCTGGAACGGCTGATCGAGGACCTGCTGGAGGTGACCCGGCTGGAGGCCGGGGCCGGGCTGGTCGACACCACCGCGATCGACGCCGTCGACCTGGTCCGCCAGGTCGTTGACCGCTTCACCAGCGAGGACCCGGACCGCACGGTCCACGTGGCCGCCCCCGACCACGCCGTCTACTGCCGCGGCGACTGGATGCGGATCGACCAGGTGCTGGGCAACCTGCTCTCCAACGCCCTGCGCTACGCCCCGCCCCACGAGCCGGTCGAGGTCCGCCTCGTCCCCCAGGGCCGCGAGGTCGTGTTCGAGGTCCGCGACTGGGGCCCGGGCATCCCCATCGACGAGCAGTCCCGCATCTTCGAGCGCTTCCACCGGGTCGGCCACTACATGACCCGCGAGCCGGGCGGCGCCGGCCTCGGCCTCTATCTGGCCAAGCGCCTGGTCGAGGCCATGGGCGGCCGTATCTGGGTCTCCAGCCGCCTTGGCCACGGCTCGGTCTTCTCCTTCGCCCTCCCCGCCGAGCCCAGCCTCAACGCCGTCGCCCCTCGCGACCGCCACATCGGCTGAGGGCGGGACGAGCGTCAGCGCCACCGCCTGGCCCTGACGGCCCCGACCCGCCCGGAGGCTTGGCCCGGCCTGTCCCAGTCGCGGCTGGGCAGGTGGCGGCGTTTCCGGCGGTGCGGGGCAGCAGGGCTGGCACCGGTATCCTCTTGCTGCTGCGCGCCGCCCGTTCGGGGGTGGCGCTCGGACGCAAGGAGGCGTTTTGCAGCGACGGGTGATCATCATGGGAGCCGCCGGCCGGGACTTCCACAACTTCAACAGCGCCTTCCGGGGCGACCCGGCCACGACGGTGGTGGCGTTCACCGCCACCCAGATCCCCTACATCGACGACCGGACCTACCCGGCCGCCCTGGCCGGACCCGCCTACCCGCAGGGGATCCCGATCGTCCCCGAGGAGCGCCTCGACGACCTGATCGCCG containing:
- a CDS encoding LLM class flavin-dependent oxidoreductase, which gives rise to MMDGLPTLGITLPQFSERPGPALDACRDARRLGLGGVFVFDHLWPLGGVRTRPALECWTLLAAVAAEAGRAPGGLRVGTLVTRAGLRAPALVARMAGGVGQVAGTRPVIGVGRGDLANQPENLAFGLPFGTPADRARAVEDTVAALRGPLAGSPRPEVWVGGAGPTARDLAGRLADGWNGWALTPEELAAGLAGVRRAAEGAGRDPATVAGTWGGQVLVAPDRHEAADRLARWGEGRPPAEVARVVAGDPDTVLARLRALGDAGAAWCVLATVGAPAGEARAALAAAAGLPAPGRIG
- a CDS encoding ATP-binding protein, which translates into the protein MSEPGTLPQGVRTSLPRAAWLFVLAVVAAATIVVALYAPAAVRLLVDGGWRAAWEPLLYVAGLVVAERFVVKVPLRNHRFSVGVCDMVIVLGVVFLDQPVLVIATGVGIAVSQLLFEAQPVKRLFNVPQYILSVAVAAASAALLVDLLQRYDLFGGELETGVFRPALAVIWVLAMAAFFIVNHSLVSTVVSLSTGQGFVQSWLRAAPVAAADWAASIAYGLIIAALLVHDQALLPLLIVPIGLTFLGNRAWARSLAQGQRMHSLYAAGRALSNRLGDARAWEAFARQVADVLNCEGAAVFLGRDEDGVLDVVSTGGTDRLTVPASPIAWEQAAKGWASRAGWSRYTMVPMEADGQVVGFAAAFGPRVDADFTGDDTETLLTLANQGAAALVNEELYRAAENERAALRDIVGHSSDGIYTVGPDRTVRSWNAAMVALTGYQEDEAVGQKCFNLLRARDGDGVDMCAADCPILAAAASGHEEVRDASVLNKEGLARWIRYAHAPIVAADGDMDADVVVVRDVTRERQTDELKTDFVASVSHELRTPLTPIKGFLMTLLREDRDFAQDRRREYYKLMLMQSQRLERLIEDLLEVTRLEAGAGLVDTTAIDAVDLVRQVVDRFTSEDPDRTVHVAAPDHAVYCRGDWMRIDQVLGNLLSNALRYAPPHEPVEVRLVPQGREVVFEVRDWGPGIPIDEQSRIFERFHRVGHYMTREPGGAGLGLYLAKRLVEAMGGRIWVSSRLGHGSVFSFALPAEPSLNAVAPRDRHIG
- a CDS encoding ROK family protein: MASAGTVEPRAIGVDIGGTKIAAGVVAEDGRILDRVRVPTPPDDELATLAALHAVVDELRDRDPRVEAIGVGAAGLVERPGGNARWAPHNTYRRLELRRLLHERTGLPTSVDNDGNAAAWAEARFGAGAVSDDLVLVNVGTGIGGGLVLNGQLYHGEHGFAGELGHLIVDPGGDRCACGNRGCLEAMASGSTLGRLGREAAAADPGGRLAALAGGPDLVTGEVVFAAAAEGDKPALALFERVGHWLGVGIASLVTIFDPDLVVVGGGVAATGDLLLAPARASFERYVHARDHRDLPPVVPARLGADAGLVGAATLALARQ
- a CDS encoding TRC40/GET3/ArsA family transport-energizing ATPase → MRILLFTGKGGVGKTTVAAATAARAAALGHRTLVMSTDPAHSLADSFDVELGAEPRQVADRLWAEQIDSQARLEANWRDIQEYVVNLLNWGGVDAVEAEELSVIPGLDELFSLIDINRYHQAGDYDLLVVDCAPTAETLRLLSLPEALGWYIDRLFPSSRRIATVARPLLGRLGNLPPIASDAVFAAVERLYRNLERVRVLLAEPETSTVRLVLNPEKMVVAEARRTYTYLSLFGYRVDAVVVNRLLPDDVTDPYFGKWKEIQADHFRTITESFAPLPILTCRLFDDEMVGLERLSEVAAAVYGPRDPAGVLAESRPLRVTKEAGGGYALRMDLPFAERGDLDVHRKGDELLIKVGGYKRNVLLPQALQPLEISAANLRRGTLVVRFDAREGPSADARGA